Sequence from the Nymphaea colorata isolate Beijing-Zhang1983 chromosome 9, ASM883128v2, whole genome shotgun sequence genome:
GCAAAAGGCAGCTGAGCAAAGATTATATTGGAGGTCGAAtcgaaatcaaatccaatacactaaaatattacaaaatctCAAAACCCGATCCGATCCATTCGCAAGTCTAGTCATTGAGTGCGGAACATGATTGCGCCTTGACTTGTTGCAAAGCGTTCCATTCAAACACGCGCTTACGGTGGGTTGACGCGCAGAGAGAGCGAAGGACGAGTGAGACGAAGCATGTGCCACCAAATGAAACCTCCTCCGTATATTTCTTAATCACACATAAGAGCGAGCCACTTAGCGCTACAAAAGCGGAGAAGCCATGTGGTTTCTAACGAAATACGTTGAAAAACTTTGTTATCACTTCtttaattttaatgaaaatgcGTTTCATTCAATCTCCACTGTCCTTCCCTACCCACTATTATTGccattattttaatttttttgtctatCTTGGCGTGAGTAGGATCTTACCGTCCAGTACCATGCTTTCAGCAAAGCAACCAAATTATTAATTAAATCACTTCAAGAAGCATAGTGAAACTAGGCAACAAGTCAGACTCGCACTCAATTGATTCCAAGTTTGAATTTCACGGTCACTGTCACGCTTCAGTGTGTTACCTCTCTTAGCTGCAAATAATGGCAAGTACAACACCTGAATTGAATTGAATGATGCATCTTAAATCCACACCGATTCTAAAACAAGCTTAATCCTTTCAAAAACTCAAGCAATAGAATGATAAGACTTAGATTCAAAGTgtttcaaaattgaatttgttCACTTTCTATTGCGATCattgttttttataatgttgTATTCGACTTACTCAAATACGTAGGTGGAGGTGGGGGTTTTCACTACTTGTTCACTGAAAAAGATAACTTGATAACCGGAATTAATTTCgagaaaagattttcttttcatatctgatACAAGTTGCCCATCGAGTTTCATGATAAACATCATTTAACCTGTCTACATATTCTTTACTGAATAAAACATCTCGATTCGTCCGAATAGGTCGACGCACTTAGTAAGTTTGAGTGGTTGTCAATCAATATATTTAGgagatcaaaacaaaaacaaaagtgaggttcgatcaagaatttgaTAAGAATTGAAGCAACCCAAGCCACCAACATCAATAATGAGGAACGAGTGGCTATCCCTTTAGCCACGCCAACGTAGACTTTGTCCTTCTTGTCTTCCCTAGCTTATGTGCTACGTTCATGCATCATCGCCTGACCTGTAACAATAACAATTACACCCATTCATCTTTTATTGTTTAAAGGGTCTAGCTTTCGTCTTCGACCTATTGGTCTAGTTTTTGttaacttctctctctttctataatatatatatatatatatatatatatatatatatgtctcatGGGAATAAGTTTTCCTCTTATGATTTAAAATCGCGGTAGTTGTGAAAATGACAAGCCAAAATATACACAAGtgggagaagaaagaaaaattaagagaaTGTgtgagaaaaaatcaaaataggcCTGATTTTGAGAGAGTTGTCTCACCGAAAAACACGGAAGCATTCCCAATCGCTTCAACGAGTCAAGAGGCCAACAAGACAGTGTAAGCAGATAATAGTTTTTCAAAGTCAATTTTATCAACAGTCAGTTTGGGTGGCGATGTGAATGTGTTTTACATGATAAGAAACATGATTAGGGGATATCgacttttcctttctttagaGCGGATATTATCTCATTCACGCCTGAAAGATTTTTACAGAGATGAGGAAACGAGACAAGTCTCgtaatctttttttcttcactttaGTTGGCAAGTAGGGGATTAGGGTGATGCCTACGGGATAATGCCCAGAAGAAGATAGCCAAGGTGTTAGAactcttgattttcttcaatttaaagGTCCATAAATTGGCTTCTAGCGTGGTGAAAGGAGACATTCCAAGCCACTTTGGAGCCTTCCGTGTACTTGGTACTCTACTCCTTCTAACTTCAACCTTACGGCAAAATATGTAAAACGTATCATTCCATCATAACGAACGTGCTacattaatttatatatatatatatgtggactTACTTTATCCAATGTGCAAAATTTACCTGTCTGATATGTAACTTTCCGTTTGTACCTAGCTAGACACCAAGCACGCTTTTATTGCGAATGGATTTCGGGCATACAtgagctgtttttttttttttttttaatgctcttcatcttcttattcTATCTCTGGATATGTAATACATATAAGGTTGGTTTATTGGATATTAGTTTTtctgatatttatatatatatagacacaagCACATACGTATAAATTGACAAAGTTGTGCAcgttttttgcaaaatattcacGAGGAATCAAAATTCTCTTTTCGCGGTTGTCAGACTTATAGAACGGCAAGGGCAAGAATGACATTTTGGTTAACTACTAAACTAGGAAAATCTGTGCCCCCATGGTTGTCAACGTCCAATATTGTCTTGTTCCCTCATATAGTTCAACTATAACGTGCCGTTGGGAGAATCAGACCGATAAGGAAGGTGACGTGGGCTCCATATTATAAGGCGATGTCGtccatgagttttttttttttttttcgttcgGACAAAGATAGAGATaagaaaatattacaaaaagCGGCCTACCATCGGAGGAATGATAAAATGACTGCCCAATTTTTCTCGTCTCGTGCTCAACTTTTTCTCATAATTCCACTATTCAAGTTCTTCCAATTGACACATTTCATGTTATCATCTTATCATGCTTACACTATAAATGTGTTACTTGTATTTCAAGTAtacactttttattttcttgcacaTTGTAACCCATTTTTTTGGTGTTCaaaatcacttttttatttttttcttcttcaagtgTCACGGGCTCTAGATTTTCCCGACAACATTATTTTGAACATGGTTTCATGACAAATGAAAAGTCTCAAGAAGAAAACTATGATAAGGTACTTAAGgagatattaaagaaaaaaagaccaCAAGGTTTTGGAGGTGGACCTAGGCTGGCCCCGGCCAAGATCATTTTGGGCCCCTCGGACCGAACATGAGTTCGGCTTCACGTGCACCTTGCCGGTCAAGGACAAGATTTATTACAAAGATCTTTGTGCTGGATGGTCTAGCCAAAAAGTAATCTcattgtacatatatatatatactatccatgattaactgaaaattttgaGCTTGTTCTGCAAGCATTATGCCCCCATTATGTGTTCGTCAATGTTAAACTCCCGATGTTTCGCAACAGGAAGAGGTTGTTACCATTCTATGAATATACTTCAAAGATTAAGACATATTCGTGAAACACTGTATTATCTACCAAAATCTTTGAAGCAAGTTTatgaaatagtaacaaattgttatggTTGCCAAACTGTCTTAAGATGCATATTCCCGATAAtaaattagttcatacttacaacATGCAGACCTCTTCAATTCAATGTTGAAGAAGACCTGATGctttaaaaaaatctttctaGTTTACTCATACTATGCTTTTACCTATCATTTTTACTTTGGAATAATTTGTTCGACCAAGTAACTTTCCATAGCGTatgattaaaaaatatgtattgcCCATGAAAAATCGTGATCTTGCCGTTATAAAGTTTTGTCTGCATTGATCGTGCCCACCCTAAGTTTGGTAGGTACCTTGAGCCCATAAGACCCAATTTAATGCTTGGCCTCACTAGGGCTggcctttccttcttcttcctttatgCACAAGCAAGAGGCTTATGATTTGAATCGGGTCAAGGAACCGGCCGGGGTTTATGCTTCTGACATGTATCTGATCCAATTTAACTTGATCCTGGACTTCATACGagagatttggatttggactcaaGCTTGGATTTGCTTATTTTCCCCCGTCAAATGGATCTGGATCCGGGTCATTTACCAAATATGAATTGAATCCAAATGACGTTAAGTAGGAGGCTTGAGTGTAACTACCCTTGGGCCGAGGGTTAGGAGTGGGCTTTAGTTAGATGCTCAAAACAAGACTCTCGAAGACGGTGGGCATGGCGGACAACATAAAAAAGGTCCCATCCTCCCCAAACCGcaaccttttaaattttaaaataaaaaaaaaggacaccAACCAATAATAACTTCCATCAGCTTGAAAATGACCAAAAGGTCCTCGTTTCCTTCCAAGTCTACCCTCCTCCACCACCAAAGTATAGAAACGATAAAAGAATTTCGAAGATCGGACATTAAAACATTACGATGTAGAATACAGACTTGATCAATGAACTGCACAATTGATATGAAATGTGACGTtatatagatattttttttctttcttgatttccAGTTAGAATTCTATATTGATTAGACAAACATAATTTCGTCAATGATTTAAAACATCTCGAGAGGGAGGTGCTAGAAATGATGTGAAATGTTATGCCATAGAGAAATATTTAGTATATCTTGAGGAGAGGAAAATGATATCGGTCTTTTAGATCTCTACCTTTACCAAGTCAGTGGAGACCCGCGATATCTGTTGGGCATTATAGTCATTGCGGTAAATAGCCAACCGTCTTCGTATATTGTGCCCGAGTCCCCGAGCCTCGCACGAGCGAACCGTACTCTCGCGTGTCTACTCACCCGTGCGATCAACGgacctctcactctctctcctgcGGCTGCTCACCTTTTTAGAGGGAGACCGAGAGAGAGTGTgcgaggaggaagaaaggaaagaaaatcatgTGGGAGGACTGACTAAGAATGAAGCGTCGATCGTGGGGGAGGGGAGACGAAGTTCAGAGAAGGGAgcgagagaaaagagagagcgGAAAATGGTTTTGAGAAATGGGTGCGGCGTCATGGAGGGAGTGGAGGAGCGGCAGCCGGAGAATGGCGGGGGCGGCGCTGCTGCTGCGAGCAGCGGGGGTGGCGTGTACGTGAAGGTGATGACGGACGAGCAGATGGAGCTGCTAAGACGGCAAATCTCCGTCTACGCCACCATATGCGAGCAGCTTGTGGAGATGCACAAGGCCATCACTGCCCAACAGGATTCCATTGCCGGTCGCTtccccaccaccaccatccttgcttcttctttcttattatTTGCAATATCGCCGTTTCTAAACTAGTGTCCTTTTCTTATCGGCTGACTCCGCTACTTACTTTTGCTTTCCTGgttctttttggtttcttcctttttgggGGCTTAGAAAATTAACTTTGAGATATTTTTACTGCTGATATAGAggatttcttttttgcttctttatcttctttctAAGTTTTCGCgccatatatataaatataacatatatattttttattttttgggggTGGGTGGAGGGGAGCAGAAGGAGATTGGCTCTTCGGGATTGTGGAGTTGTGATCCTTTTATGATGGCTTTATGTAACTCATGTGGTCGTTTTTGATACGCAAAGCCCATTTTCGGTTTTCTTATCTAATGTTTTTAGAAATTAATGTTATgtttatgataattaaattggTGGATTGGTGTAAGCTCTCTGGTTTTTGTTTGATGGTATCACCATACTTCATTTTATTAAAGTTACAACTCTCAGCTTTGGAGTGGCTGCTGCCTTTGTCATAATTATGCACCCGGGAAATTGATTTGCCTAAAGGAATTTGTGGCATTATGAAGCTCCGCACTCCGTTTCCTTTTTATGATGATGGCACcaagttttatatatatttctttttcttaatttcggTTCTTTTTTCTCTGCGAAGAAGCAAATCTAAGTGGTTTTTATTTTCCAGTATTGGCTTATCATGCTTCTATTATAGAAAAAGCCTcaaattcttttttaaatatattccttttttttggtttgcttTTATGTCTTCTTCCATAGAAGCAGGAGAGTCTTGAACCCCTTTTTGCTCTCGTTGAATAAATCTCCTCGAGAGAAGATTTTCATTGATTGTTTGCCTTTTCTTAAACATGATgtggtatctctctctctctctctctctccctatatatatatatatatatatatatatataatttgtggaTTTCTCTTTCGGGCTTTAAGTAATCGGTTGTTAAAAACTGTCGTAAAGGTGCATTAATAACAGTTTTTGTTGGCCACAGTTTTTCAAGGCTTTTAACAGCgccttttgaaatttttagtgCTGGATCTTTTAAAAAGTGTCCATCCGGTCAGCAGaattcgatctctctctctctctttacgaTATCTACGAATGTCGTTTACAAATGATAAATTATCTGATCAACTTGATATGTTGATTTTACAGTTGATTCATTAGAATTTATTGTTAGAAAGGTAGCGGTTGTTCTTTAGCAGTATTCCCCTTTTCTCGGCCTAATACAAAGACAGCTTGAATAGAGTTTCTCAAGCAAGACAGAGATTTCTAGGTTGAAAGTTGAGATCTGAGGGAGGAGGAAAAGTTGAGGGTGGGAAATATTTCTATATGTTATCCATTCTGTGTTACAAGTGAACTTGAGATCTTATGGTTGAGTAGTCTGCATTCAATTCTCTTATGATGACCAACTCTTGGTACTCATTCTGCTCAATggagaaaactggaaaaaagTGGCCAAGTTTGTCAAACATGGCTTGGTGTTGTTTTTATCTTTGTCCACTACCGTTAGTTTTTCTAATGATAAGGTCATCTGTCAACTTCGAGTTCTCAATCAAGCTAATCAAGCTATTACTTAGCTGATATCTATCTAAATCTTCTTGTTTACTATTTTGGACAAGAAGTTACGGCTGCCATCTAGTCGTCTCTTCATTTAGTTTCCTGGATTTATACATTAACCAAACCCTATCCAACTAAATCTTCACAGTCCACTATCTAACTAAATCTTCTAGGTCATCGAGTAACTTGTTGTCCTCTGCAAAGGTCGAATTTATCAATTATGTAATACATTGCATTGCTATTCTTACTAAAAACTTCAGACCTTCATCTTTCATGTATCAATATATCAATATTAATATCTCTTTGCAAGACATTCCTGAACAATGTGAAAAAGTTACAATCAACTTTCGAATAATTTTCTTGATCACAGAACGATAGTTCATTGACTATATTCTACGTGCATGATACACTACTTTGTAATTAAAATCTTCTGGTCCAGATTGTAGGAATTGCTGTTATTTTGGCATTGAAATAGAAACCTAATTTTAACAAGAGTCTAAATCTTTTTAAAAGATTGGATAGTTGTCGGAAATTCTCTCAAGCTACATTTTGTTACTAGTAGTTTGGAACTAAAGCTTTAAAACCAGGTGTTTGTTTGCAGACACTCATTACAGGAAACTGGGGCAGTTCATAAGCAAAATTgagttttacattttaaatcCATATAAATTGTTTTGTTCTATAagaagcaagttttttttttttttgtttaagtgAACACAGTTATGCATGTGAAATAGTAAGGATGAGTTAAGACCAAATTATTAGGCTATATGTAGAGCTAATATTGTGACTTCAGTTTCTGTCCTCTGTGATTCCATGCAAAGACATAACGTTAGAGGCTGAGCTACTTTGACTGTGACCTTGCATACCTTCACAATAGACCATTCTGAAAGGCACCAATGAACAAACTGTCATAGCACAACTGCTGTTGAATAGAAGATTCAGCACTGATCCTGATGACTTGACCTAGTGTCCCCACGGTGAAGTTGATTCCTTAATGGTGAGGTGACTAGTAACAGTTATTGCTACTTCACTCTGCCAAGTCTCACAGTAGGTAGTTAAGTTCCTGGAGAACCAGCTAGTCAAGCAGTCTTCTGGTCTTAGTCAATTAATTTTCTATGTGACGAGTTGTTTATTGTTTAACTTTGATCTATGGAGCTTTATACTTGAGATAAATAAGAACTATTTTGTATCAGAAGTTCTGTCGTAATCTGATAATTGAACCTAAATTCTTAAGTGGTGTCAGTTGTTGGATTTAAGACACGACTGTTTTGGTAAAGACACAAGGCAGTAATGGATGTAGAAGGCTGTTTCAGTTTATGTATcagttgaaaggaaaataaggCAGTAAAACGAAAGGTGCATGTGTAATTTTAATCAGCCAAGATTCTCCAGAGTAGTCCTTATATGAGGTGATGGCCAGTTTTTCCCAAGGATGGCACAGCAAGCTCTGTCTCAGTGAACAATGCTACATCATCTTGTTGCGTCAGTGGGGGCTAGGAGAACCTGAGGTCTAGTCAACTGACATATCCTGGCTTTAGTCctttaatttcttaaatattttaatcTATCAATCTTTTACAAATTGCTTGATGCCTTCTGTCATTTACTCATTATGAAATTGGACATGGGCATTTTGAGTGGAACATGTGTGCATCAAGGAAGAAACATGTTTATTGCATTAATTGctatgcataaaaaataaagtggCGAACTAAATCTCCTTTATGGTTGTCATCTTTGCTTTTATGATTGCAATAGATTTATGACTATGATGAAAGTCAATTTCCCAAGCTGAAATTTTGATGCCTGGATGATGTGGTTTCTGTTGAAACCCACCATATTCTAACAAGCAATTGTGTATGAGTCTGCTAGCTGGTTGACACAGCAACTTGTCTACTCTTGCAGTTTTTGTGTCATCTTCTCCACAAATGTAATGTTGATAACTCGGGCAAATGCAATCTGATTAGAGGATCTGTTTTGACAGTAATGGCttgataaatatgaaaatgtttaCATAGCTAGCCTGTCATTAAGCATCTAGTGTATGATTTCTTCAATATTAATATCACATTGTTATTACATGATGGCATGGAATACTAGAGCAGCTATTTATCTCCGGTTTGTTTCATTCAGAAACTTTTCTTGGATTATTACCTGGTAGGGGAAAAAATTGTGTGAAGATGTCATTTAAAAGAAACCTGGATGAGGCCTAGAGTCGACCTTCATCCCTTTCATTAACTCCAGCAGTAAGATTATTATGAAAAATTCCCTTGAACTATAATATGCATAATGCATGACAGGATAGATAACCAACAGCTGGGTCGAGCATATGCCTGATTGGTCAGATTGATTGTGGATAAATGACCTTCTCTTATGACATACTCATCGGgacacttcatttttttttttttacttgcccTTTTGTCGTTCTGATCCcaattttatcatgtttcaGGAATAAGGCTCGGAAATATGTATTGTGATCCACTGATGGGTGGTGGCCATAAGATCACCACAAGGCAGCGTTGGACACCAAGTCAGATGCAGCTTCAAATGCTTGAGAATATCTTTGAACAGGGAAATGGAACACCAagcaagcaaaaaataaaagagataaCCTCTGAACTGATGCAACATGGACCAATTTCTGAGACCAACGTTTACAATTGGTTCCAGAACAGGCGGGCACGGTCAAAGAGAAAACAACAAGTAGGTGCACCAAATAACGTGGAATCGGCAGCAGAGACAGAAGTGGAATcaccaaaggaaaagaaagcaaaagtgGAGAACATTCATTCTCATGACAAGCCGACTCTTCATGTGGATGACATGAGCTACCACGGTCAAGAAGTCAGCTCAAATATTTATTCACTGGATCCTCAGTCCAGTAAAATGCAGCACACGCAGTCAAGTGACAGCCTGAAGTCATCCGGAAGTCTGAGTCCTTTCTCCTTCTTTGAGAACATGCTGGCAAATCCAAGTAAGTTACTTTAGTTTTGTAGCAGCTCACTATAAGTTTAATTTTTGGCCATTTTTCAAAACCAGATAGTTTGAGGACTCTGATGCATTGTTTATCTGATAATGAGGGATAAAGTGCTCAGTATTTTTAGTTATTTACTCTCTATGACGAGGTCTCAAAGAATTGTATTGGCAATTTCTTGTGATCAGTATCCCATTAGCAATTTTCCTTGAAGGCTCGATCTTCTTCCAGTTTTTAGTTAGATATCATTAAGGGTTTTTTCATCGTCTGTTAACTACATGCTCTTAACATTTCCTTACTGATTTTTGGTGGGTGAATGCAGGGATTGAGCATCTTATGGGGAAGATGGAGAGCCAAGACTTTAGCCCATTCCACACAAACGATGGATTTGATGTGATTGGGTGATGTTAGTCACCTAATCAATTCTTTTGCCTTCATATAACTTTGCTTTTGCCTAACAGTTGATAGAGCAGATGGCTTTGAGATATTGGTATACATACATGTCAGAGAACATAGATCAGCATGAGTATGACAGTTGGTATATAGTGCATCCTGATAGAGATTGCTGGATTTTGTATCCAGTAGCAGCTAATCCTCCAGTTGGgtgttttttgttctttgatCATTGTCTGCCTCCTTCGGTCGATGTAAAGTTGAATTTAGCCGAGTGGATGACTTGTGTGCACTGTAACTTGGACGTCTGATAGTGTGCTGTGGTATCGGCCCTACAGAATCCTTAATTTGGTAGAATTACTTGACTTTATTTTGATCATTCTACTGCTGCCATTCTGTTTAATTGGGCTTGAGTTAACATTATTTCCACATTCCTTCATCCACAGTATATGGAATTTAGTCACTacaagttctttttctttttcgccTTGACTGATGGGAGCTAAAACTAGCAAACGCACGTCTTCATTAGGAAAATGAACTTAACAAGATGGAGGTTCTTGATGGGCCGAACTGTTGAGCAACGGATTGCTTAGGTTATCTGCCTGCTCTTGTTCTAGCCAAAACATGTGGAGGAAGCAGATTTATCATTTATTGTACTTCATAACATCTCGAAGATTCCCTTGCTTACGCTGATTTCAGAATGGGAGGTTTGGATGTCGTTTTTTGTTAGTGCCAAAGCTAAACGTAGTATGTGTTAAAATTTAGTTCTTTGGATGCGGCGACCTACTCCTGCTTTGGCAGTCGCCGGCTGCCGGCTTTCTGCTTGGGCACTGCAGCTATGATCGATCAAGTTGATTGCCGTCCACACTTGCACCATGGATTCAGAATCCCTTTCTCCCTGCCCTGCCAAGCCTTGACCCTGTACTCATGAGAGAGAACCGTTGCCGCCTGGGGGCGCCTCTCCTTTTTACCAGTCTCCGCCTGCCACCCGATCTCCACTGAGATACAAGTTCGAAGGGAAAACGCAGCCCTGAAGGTCTGAACCCTCCAGAGTGTGGCTGCTGTTTGGTGTTTGCGTGTACAAACACAAACATTTGTATGCTGAATGTCATGCACGTGCATTCATCTAGAAACAAGCAAGAGAAGGGGAAATCCATCGATCTCAAATCTGAATATCCTAGATGTGATTCGAAGTATTCAAGTACTCCCT
This genomic interval carries:
- the LOC116260948 gene encoding WUSCHEL-related homeobox 8-like codes for the protein MVLRNGCGVMEGVEERQPENGGGGAAAASSGGGVYVKVMTDEQMELLRRQISVYATICEQLVEMHKAITAQQDSIAGIRLGNMYCDPLMGGGHKITTRQRWTPSQMQLQMLENIFEQGNGTPSKQKIKEITSELMQHGPISETNVYNWFQNRRARSKRKQQVGAPNNVESAAETEVESPKEKKAKVENIHSHDKPTLHVDDMSYHGQEVSSNIYSLDPQSSKMQHTQSSDSLKSSGSLSPFSFFENMLANPRIEHLMGKMESQDFSPFHTNDGFDVIG